The DNA window GTGTATCGCTGGCTGGGCGTATTGCAGGAGAAAGGCATCGATGGGCTGCGCGAGATGAGCAAAGGCGGCCGTCCCTCCCGGATGTCAGCCGGGCAGCTCGAGGAACTTCGCCAAGCCTTGCTGGCGGGGCCTGTAGCCTGCGGATACGGCACCGATTTGTGGACGATCAAGCGGGTGCGCCTGCTGATCGAGAAACGCTTCGGCATCAAGTACAGCGAGGTCCATGTCTGGCGCCTTCTGGGGGCGATGGGCTTTTCCAGCCAGAAGCCGGAGAAGCGCGCCATCGAGCGCGACGAGGAGGCCGTGGCGCATTGGAAGAAGCGCACTTGGCCTGTGCTCAAAAAAA is part of the Pelomicrobium methylotrophicum genome and encodes:
- a CDS encoding IS630 family transposase; protein product: MAVKMDEAAKRRVRAGRLLMKGKKPAEVARAVGAPRQTVYRWLGVLQEKGIDGLREMSKGGRPSRMSAGQLEELRQALLAGPVACGYGTDLWTIKRVRLLIEKRFGIKYSEVHVWRLLGAMGFSSQKPEKRAIERDEEAVAHWKKRTWPVLKK